A segment of the Granulicella aggregans genome:
GTCACTCCGTCGAAGCCTCGCTCAACACCCTCGGCATCCGCGACCGCTTCGAACTCCTCGTCTGCGCCGGCGAGTACGCCAAAGGCAAGCCCCACCCGGAACCATTCCTCAAAGCCGCCAGCCTCCTCAACATCGCCCCTGAAGACTGCCTCGTCTTCGAAGATGCCGATCCCGGCATCGCTGCCGCCGAAGCCGCCGGAATGCAGTGGGTCAAGATCGATTCCCCCATGGTCCGCGCAGCCAGATAGCCACAATCTGGGGGACCCATATCTGGCAGCTTCATCGCCAGATGTGGGAATACGGACACCACAGACCGGGGTGCGGCCCATGTCACATGAAATCCCTCCACGCCGGGTGCCCCACCCATCGCGCTCTTGCCTCTCGCGATGGGTGGGATATTCGTGCGAAGCACCAACCGCTTTCACTCCGCCCCCCCCAATCCTTGTCATCTGTTGTCTTTACTAACCCCTACAACCTACCCCCTACACCCTTCTCCCCTACAATCCCTCCATGCACATCCGGAACGCCACCGCCTCCGACATCCCCGCGATTGTCCGCCTCGAACACCGCCGCGAGTTCCACACCTTCATCGGCACCTGGCCCGAAACCAAACACGCAAAGACCTTCGCCGACGAGGACTCCTGCTACCTCGTGGTCGAAGACGACGCGCACGAAGTCGTCGGCTACGCCATCCTCCTCGGCGTCGCCTCGCCCGACAGGTCGATCGAACTTAAGCGCGTCGTCATCTCCGCCCCCGGCCAGGGCCACGGCAAGCAACTCCTCCACTTCATAGCCAACCGAGTCTTCAACGAGTACAAAGCGCACCGCCTCTTCCTCGACGTCTACGAGACCAACCCACGCGCGAAGTACGTCTACGCCACCTTTGGATTTAGCGAGGACGGCATCCTCCGCGAAGCCGCCTTCCGCGACGGCCACTTCTACTCCATGACCCTCATGTCCATCCTCGACCGCGAGTACCAAGCCCGCCACTCCACCAATGCTTGACGGAACCCTCATGGTTTGTCATTCCCGAAGGGAATCTGCGTTATCACCACCACAAAATCCGGGTGCCCCATATCTGGCGGCTTCATCGCCAGATGTGGGATTACAGCCACCACACCATCTAAACTCTCCTTATGGCCTTCTCCGACAGCGCGAGCGCAGTCATCACCAGCCGCTCCAACGCCCGCATCAAACAACTCCGCGCCGCATTCGCCGGACAAGCCCGCCTCTCAGGCGGCCTCGTCGCCATCGAGGGCGACAACCTGCTCAACGAAGCCCTGCGCAGCGGCATGGTGCTCAAGACCATCTTCATCAGTGAGCGCCGCGAACTCCCCAGGTCCGTTCCGAAGAGCGTCGAAGCCCTCTGGCTGGCCAACGACATCTTCGCCAGCGTCGTTGAGACGCAGTCGCCGCAAGGCATCGCCGCCCTCCTCGTCCCGCCCGTCCACAAGCTCGACGCTGTCATCAGCGGCACGCCGCTCATCGTCGTGGCTGCCGGCCTGCAAGACCCCGGCAACCTGGGCACCCTCATCCGCTCCGCCGAGGCCTTCGGCGCAACCGGCGTCCTCTTCACTCCCGGCACCGTCAGCGCATGGAACCAGAAGGCCCTCCGCGCCTCTGCCGGCAGCGTCTTCCGCACACCCGTCGTAGTAGCCACGCTCGAAGACCTGGTCAACCTAAAATCTCGAGGCATCCAGATAGCCGCTGCCGTCGCTGAAGACGCCTACAAAGTCATCCCCGCCCACGAAGCCGACCTTACGCAACCAACAGCCATCCTCATTGGCAACGAAGGCTCCGGCCTCGCCGATGAACTCCTCGAACTTGCCGACCTCTTCGTCACCATCCCCTGCCCCGGCCGAGTGGAGAGCCTCAACGCCGCCATCGCAGGTTCGCTGCTCCTCTATGAAGCGGCCCAGCAGAGAGCATCCAAACAACCAGCATGAGCCTCTTCGACACATCGCCGATCGCCACCGCCGCAAACCCGCGCACCACCCCGCTGGCCGAACGCATGCGACCACGCACCCTCGAAGAGTACGTCGGCCAGGACCACCTCCTTGGCCCAGGCAAGCCGCTGCGTCTCGCGATCGAGCACGACGATCCCACCTCCATGATCTTCTGGGGCCCTCCCGGCACCGGCAAGACAACTCTCGCCAAGATCATCGCCCACCGCACCCAGGCCAGCTTCATCGAGTTCTCCGCCGTCCTCTCCGGCATCAAGGAGATCAAGCAGGTTATGGTCGACGCCGAACGAGCCTCGCACATGGGTTCCCGCACCATCCTCTTCGTCGACGAGATCCATCGATTCAACAAGGCCCAGCAGGACGCCTTTCTCCCTTATGTCGAGCGCGGCACCATCCGCCTCATCGGTGCCACCACCGAGAATCCCTCCTTCGAGATCAACGCCGCGCTCCTCTCCCGCTGCCGCGTCTACACGCTTCAAGGCTTGAGCGAGCCGCAGGTCATCGGCCTGCTGCAACGCGCGCTCACCGACACCGAACGCGGCCTCGGAGCCTCTGGCATCACCGCAGACGACGAGGCGCTCGCCACCATCGCCGCCTACACAAGCGGCGACGCCCGCAACGCTCTTAACGCCCTCGACGTCGCCGCCAAGCTAGCCGAAGGCCGCGGCGAAAACCTCCTCACCAAGACTCTCGTCTCCGAGGCCATGCAGCGTCGCGTTCTCCTCTACGACAAGAAAGGCGAGCAGCACTACGACATCATCTCTGCCCTGCATAAGAGCGTCCGCAACTCCGACCCCGACGCTGCCCTCTACTGGCTGGGCCGCATGTTGGAGGCCGGCGAAGACCCCATGTACTGCGCCCGCCGCGTCGTCCGCATGGCCGTCGAAGACATCGGTCTGGCCGCGCCCGAAGCTTTAAACCTCTGCCTCTCCGCCCGCGACGCGATGCACTTTCTCGGAGCTCCCGAGGGCAACCTCGCCCTCGCCCAGGCCGTCGTCTATCTCGCCCTCGCTCCCAAGTCGAACGCCGTCTACACCGCCTACGCCGCCGTCCAGGCAGACATCGCCGCCACCGCGGCCGAGCCCGTCCCGCTCCATCTCCGCAACGCTCCGACCAAGCTGATGAAGTCCCTCGACTACGGCAAGGACTACCAGTACGCCCACGACGTAGAAGGCCGTGTCGCCGACATGCAATGCCTCCCATCCTCACTCGCCAACCGTCGCTACTACCACCCCACCAACGAAGGCCGCGAGCGCGCCCTCGCCCAGCGCATGGAAGAGATCGCCCGTATTAAGTCGTCCAAGCGCGAATAAGCACGGCTCTTATCCTTCTCATCCCTTCGCCCTTACCCTTGTCATCCTTCGCCGCAGGCGGAGGATCTGCTTCTCGCCTTCGCCTGCCCTTGCCGTTGCCTGCTTTTGCCGTCATTCTGAGCGAAGCGAAGAACCCCGAGCGAGCCCACACTCCCACAACCGCCCGAACCTTTCCGCCTCGGAAGCTCATCTTTAACTTCAACCGTTCGAAATCCGACGTATCCTGACCCAACAGAGGCGCCATGACCTATCCACCCCTGATCCCGTACCTCGTCGTCTCCGACGCCGCCGCAGCCATCGACTTCTACAAGTCCGCCTTCGATGCCATCGAGCTGACCCGTCACACCGCCGGGCCCACGCAGCAGATCTCCCACGCCCATCTGCTCATCAACGGCGGCAGCATCATGCTCTCTGACGACTTCTCGGGCATGATGGGCGGCAAGTCCATGGTCCCCGAAGCCCTCGGCGGCTCGCCCATCACCCTGCACCTCGTGCTCGAAGACGTCGACGCCTTCTGGGAGCGCGCCGTAGCCGCCGGTGCTCTGATCAAGATGGAACTCGCCGACCAGTTCTGGGGCGACCGCTACGGCCAGCTCGTCGATCCCTACGGCCACATCTGGTCGTTAGGTCAGACGAAGGCCCAGCTCAGCGACGAACAGATCAAGATCGCCTCCGACGCCTACTTCGAAGGTCGCGTATAAGCACCCACCCTTCGGGTGCCCCATCCATACAGTCTCATCGTATGGGTGGGACGTAAACCGCCCGCTTCACCGTCTTCTCCACCATGAAGACGGCGAAGCAGGACAGCCTACTTCACCGCATCCCTCTTGATCGCATCCAGCACAAGCCCCTTCTCCAGCAGCTCCGGCAACACATCCGGTGCTGCATCCTTCGCGCTTGGATAGATCACGTAGGTGGGCACCCCACTCCGCCCCAGCGAAGCCAGCTCCTTCGTAATCTCCGGGTCGTACTTTGTCCAGTCCGCCCTTAGCAGCACCACGTTGCGGTCGCTCAATTGCTTCTGAACATCCGCTGCATGAAGCACCAGCTTCTCGTTCACCTGGCAACTCAGACACCAGGCCGCCGTGAAGTCGATAAACACCGGCTTGCCATCCTTGCGCGCCGCATCGAGCGCCCCCTGCGAGTAAGGAGCCCACACCAGGTTCGTGTCCTTCGGCTGATACAGCGGGACAGCCAACGCAACCGCGATTAACGCGACAGCCGCAGCGAAACTTCCCCACTTCGCCGGCCACTTGCCCAGCACCCACCCTGCGACCGCCAGCACCAGGAAGCATCCCAGCAGCAGCGACAGCTTATAAACGCCCTCGCTCGGATCGGTTGCTCCGCCCGAGTTCAAGCTTCCGTAGACATAAGCCAGCCAGATTGCCGTCCCAAACAACGGCACCGCCGTCAACTGCTTCAATATCTCCATCCACGCGCCCGGACGTGGCAGAATCTTCGTCCACGCCGGCTGGAAGCTCAGCAGCAGATAGGGCATAGCCAGTCCCAGCGCCAGCGCCGTGAAGATCGCAAACGTGATCCACGCCGGCTGCACCAGCGCAAACCCAATCGCCGCTCCCATCAACGGCGCGGTGCAAGGTGTAGCCACCACCGTCGCCAGCACTCCCGTAAAGAAGCTTCCGGTATAGCCCTGCTTCTGAGCAAGCTCGCCACCGACGCTGGTCAGCGACAATCCAATGTCGAACATTCCCGCCAGCGACAGTGCAAAGAAAAAGATGAACGAAGCCAGCACCACGATGAACGCCGGCGACTGCAACTGGAATCCCCACCCCGCCTGGCTACCGCCCGCACGAAGAATCAGCAGCACGCCGACGATCGCCCAGAACGACACAAGAATCCCCAGCGTGTACACCAGCCCATGGCGGCGAAGCTCCTTCCGCTCCTCGCCCGACGACTGCACCAGCGCCAGCCCCTTCAAAAACAGCACCGGAAAGACGCATGGCATCAGGTTCAGAATGATCCCGCCAAAAAACGCCAGCCCAATCGCCCCCAGCGTCGTCACGCCCGAAGCCACAGCATGCTTGACCGGCGCAGGTGCTACCTCGCCCGGCACCACCGCCGAGGTGAACTCATAGCTCTCCGTGTCCGACAACTTCAGGAGCCCGTGCAGCTCCTTCGGCAGCTTCGCCTTCTCGTCTGCCCGCGCGATCCGCATCTGGAAGCCATCCGGCGTGGCCGTCACATCCTGGTCCGCCGCATTAGCAATCTCGTCGATATCGTACGGATAGAACTCAACATCATCCACATTCACGTTCGTAATCGACGAGCTCTTCAGCGTGATGGCGAGCAGCTTCTTCCCGCCCAGCACCGTCACCTGCGCATCCGCAGGCAGCGGCTTCGGCAACAGACTCAGAGCCTCACCAAGAGCGCCCGCAGGCGCAACCGGAGCACCCGCCGGCCCAACCATCAGCGTCAGCCCTAGATGCGCCTTGCCGGGAATGCAGACCTGCGCACACACCAACCAGTCGGTCAGCGCATCGACATGCACCTGGCCCGGCTTCATCTTTGGCGAGGCAGTAAAGGTAAATGGGAATGCCGCCGTGTCTTCGTATCCAAAGTCCATCAGGGGACCCAGCGGCAGACGGCTCGGCGCGGGAAACTGCAATGGCCCCACCGACAACCCCGGAGGCAGCGTCCACTTGATGTGCGGCGGCTCACCCGAGTCGCCAGCGTTCACCCAGTACACATGCCAATGCTGTTCCATGGTCAGCACCAGCCCGGCCTGCAGCGTGCTTCCGGGCGCAATCGTCGACCCAAGCGTCACAAGCTCCGCCGTCAGGTGCTGCGCCTTCACCGGCCCCGGCCCACCGTCGCCGACCGTCGTAAGCTGGGCTTGCGCCGAAGTCGCGATGGCACACATCGCGACTAACAAGATGGAGAGATACGTACGAATCTTCATGAACCCCAATTGTAGGCTGAACCAATGAATTTGTAGGACGAACAGATAAATCCAGATGCTGTAGTCATAGACCGTTTTGCATAAGAGCACGGCGTCAGCCGTGCCAACACAAGTCCAGCGGCAAAGACGGCTTTAGCCGCTGAGGTACGCTGATCGGTCGCCGCGCCAAACTTCTCAATCACGAGAAGAGAAACCTGGAACATCCGCTCATGACATCCGGCGATGCTCAACCATAATGCAATGATCCATAACTACGCGGATGCCGCTGGCCTCCGCCTTCTCGGCAGCTTCCACGTTTATGATTCCCAACTGCACCCAAAGGTTACAAAGTCCCAGGCTCTCCATCTCTTCCACAATGCGCGGAATCACCGCCGCACCCCGAAAGACATTCACCAGATCCGGCTTCTCCGGCAGGTCGCTCAGCGACTTATAACTCTTCTCGCCCAGCACCGTTTCGACCGAAGGATTCACCGGAACAATGCGATAACCATGCCGCTGCATGTACTCCGAGACATAGTGGCTAGGCTTCTCCGCATCGGCCGAAAGTCCCACCACGGCAATCGTCTTCGCCCCGAGCATCGCTCGAATTACTTCCGGCTCGTTCACTTCGACCTCTCACAATACTCGAAACCGTCATCTCGACCGAAGCATCGCGGCCTTATTGCGATGCGCAGCGGAGAGACCCCCGCATTGCGCTCTTGCCTTTAGACCTTTACGACTTCCAAATCCCCAACAACCGCCGCAACACCACCAGTTCCCCAAGATGATACGCATTGTGGTCCGCAATCAACATCGCCTCACGTAGCAGATTCTGCCCATCGCCCCACCGAAACGGCTTGTACAAATCCACGCCCGGCTTCTGCAATAGAGCCTCAAACTTCCGGCGGTCGCTCTCGATTGCCGCCAGCGTCTGATCCCACGACCCCGGGTAAGGCGGCTCCGAAGACTCCGGCCAATACGCCTTCGGCCACTCCATCGGCTGATACCCGCCCGTCGGCGGAGCACAGAACTCCAGGATGTCGCGCTGCGTGATCCGCAGATGCTCAATCAGTTGCCACGCCGAGTAGGGCAGCTTCTCCGGCACCACCCCACGCATCTCCTCTGGAAAGTCCTTCACCGCGCGTTCGAGATCGACATGCGCCTGCTTGCCCTCGATCAACGCCAGCAACTGCTTCACCAGCTCCGCATTCTCTCCGTCCGCCACAGCCATCGGTCCCTGCCTCCAATATCTTTGCCTTTTGGATGCGCAATGCAACCACAAGGAACTGAAAATCCTTAGGCAGCCGGCTTACGAGCCACCACCACAGTAAGCGGCGGAAACGTGGCCCACATACTTCCCCTCTTCTTTGCCACCTCAAAACCCGCCCCACGCAGGTACGCCCCATACTGCGAGGTCAACTTGTAGTCCGACAGAATCGCCTGTCCGCCGGGCTTCAGCACCCGCACAATCTCCGCCAGCGCCCTCTGCCTTGTCGGCTTGTCATAAATGTTGTGCAGACACAGATTCGACACAATCACGTCGAACGAACCATCCCCGAATGGCATCTCCTGCGCTCCGGCACTCACCAGCGTACAGCGATCAGCCACGCCCTCCAGCTCAATGTTCTTCTGCGTAGCTGCCATCGCGTTTCCGCCCATGTCCACCGTCGACCAGATGTCGATTCCAGTCGCGCGTCCTGCGCTGCCCACCCGCTTGGCCGCGCCGATCAGCAGCAGTCCGCGCCCACATCCCACATCGAGCACCTGTTCATCTCCGCGCCACGCATGAAACGCAAGCATGGAATCGCGATGGTGCATCTTCCCTACCTTCACATAGAGCAGGTAGAGAAATCCCTCCACCACGAGTGCCACCCCGGTCCAGAGAAACATGCTGTGGAGCGAGAGGATCACATTGCCTATATGGATCGGCGCATGAATCACTCCAGCGGCGAACAGGCACGCAGAGCCGAACAGAAAGAGATTGCGCAGCACCGCCGGTGCATCCACGCCATAGTCAGGTTTAGTCACTGCTGCAGTCGCCATCACGCCTCCACCCGGCAATCTCAAAAGCTTCCCGGTATGGAAGGAGTATCTGCCTCGCAGCCTCAGGAACAAAGAAGCATCTGTCACAATCGCTCGTGACAGATGTCACCAGGGTCTAGTGCAAAGATCTAGCCCAGATCGTCGTCATCCGCCGCTGCCGCCGGGAAGTTCCCCTCGCGCCGCATCCGCAGATACCCGCGAATAAACGGCTCCAGATACCCATCGAGCACACGGTCCACATCACCCACCTCGACCCGCGTCCTCAGGTCCTTCGCCATCCGGTAAGGCTGAAGCACGTAGCTCCGAATCTGCGATCCAAACCCGATATCCAGCTTCGAATCCTCAAGCTTCTTCGTGATCGCCTTCTTCTTATCCAGCTCGTACTCATACAGCCGCGAGCGCAGCATCTTCATCGCACGCTCTTTGTTCTTATGCTGCGACCGCTCATTCTGGCACCCCGCCACCAGCCCAGTCGGAATATGCGTAATCCGTACCGCGGAGTCGGTCGTATTCACATGCTGCCCGCCCTTGCCGCCAGAGCGATACGTATCGATCCGCAGGTCTTCCGTCTTGATGTCGATCACAATCGTATCGTCGATCTCAGGGGACACGAAGACCGACGCAAAGCTCGTATGCCGCCGCTTCGCTGAGTCGAACGGCGAGATCCGCACCAACCGGTGCACGCCCGTCTCTCCCGAGAGCAACCCAAACGCGAACTCGCCCGTGATCGTAAACGTCGCCGACTTGATGCCCGCCTCGTCGCCGTCCTGGATCTCGTTCAGCTCCGCCTTGAAGCCCTCGCGCTCCGCCCAGCGGATATACATCCGCATCAGCATCTCCGCCCAGTCCTGGCTCTCCGTCCCACCCGCGCCCGGATGCACGACGACGATGGCGTTCAGCGGATCGGTCTCGCCCGAGAGCATCGTCTTCGACTCCAGCTTCTCGGCAAACTCCACCAGCGCCGGAATCTCTCGAACCAGATCAGGCTCAGTGTCTTCGCCCTCTTTGGCAAGTTCGAAGTAGGCCTCGATATCGTCGCTACGCCGTTCCAGTTCCGCGTCATCGGCCAGCAGCGTCTCCAGCCGCTTTCGCTCCCGCATCAACGGCTGCGAACGCGCCGCATCCGCCCAAACGCTCGGATCGGATGTCTTCTCTTCGATTGTGGCGAGTTCACGCTTCAGGCGGGCAGAGTCAAAGATACTCCCGCAGCTCACGAACTTTATCGCGCACTGGGGAGTAGGAGTATTCGAGATCGCTAATCATCCCTCTAGTTTACGGCAATCTTGTGGTTTCCATTTCGCAGCCAATTGCCTGACATTGCTGGGTGAATGACACGTAACAATTCCCACGCCCTTGTCATACGCCCTTGTCATACGCCCTTGTCATCCGCCCTTGTCATCCGCCCTTGTCATCCTTCGCGCAGCGGAGGATCTGTTTCGGCTTTTGCATTGTTCTTACCTTTGCTTCTAGGTAAGCCAAGGCTTCAGCCTTGGCCCTGACGCCTGCCACAACCGCGGGCTTCAGCCCCTGGGGTATGCACTTTTATTCGTCGCTCCACTCACCAAACCCGCCGCCGCCATCACCACCACACACCCATACGCAAACAGATCTCCCCACCGCGTATAAAACGTCTCATCGTCCTCATACCCAAACGCCACATGGAGACTTGTCCTCACATGCCTCGGAGCCGCCGCCGTCACCCGTCCCGCAGGATCGATCGCAGCCGTCACGCCGGTATTCGTCGACCGCAGAATCCACCGGTGATTTTCAATCGCCCTCATCCGCACCATGTTCAGATGCTGCCACGCCGCGCCCGTATCTCCGTACCATCCATCGTCCGAGATATTCACCAGCACCTGCGCTCCGTTCTTCACAAACTGCCGTACCTCATCCCCGAA
Coding sequences within it:
- a CDS encoding GNAT family N-acetyltransferase; the encoded protein is MHIRNATASDIPAIVRLEHRREFHTFIGTWPETKHAKTFADEDSCYLVVEDDAHEVVGYAILLGVASPDRSIELKRVVISAPGQGHGKQLLHFIANRVFNEYKAHRLFLDVYETNPRAKYVYATFGFSEDGILREAAFRDGHFYSMTLMSILDREYQARHSTNA
- a CDS encoding TrmH family RNA methyltransferase, which codes for MAFSDSASAVITSRSNARIKQLRAAFAGQARLSGGLVAIEGDNLLNEALRSGMVLKTIFISERRELPRSVPKSVEALWLANDIFASVVETQSPQGIAALLVPPVHKLDAVISGTPLIVVAAGLQDPGNLGTLIRSAEAFGATGVLFTPGTVSAWNQKALRASAGSVFRTPVVVATLEDLVNLKSRGIQIAAAVAEDAYKVIPAHEADLTQPTAILIGNEGSGLADELLELADLFVTIPCPGRVESLNAAIAGSLLLYEAAQQRASKQPA
- a CDS encoding replication-associated recombination protein A, which produces MSLFDTSPIATAANPRTTPLAERMRPRTLEEYVGQDHLLGPGKPLRLAIEHDDPTSMIFWGPPGTGKTTLAKIIAHRTQASFIEFSAVLSGIKEIKQVMVDAERASHMGSRTILFVDEIHRFNKAQQDAFLPYVERGTIRLIGATTENPSFEINAALLSRCRVYTLQGLSEPQVIGLLQRALTDTERGLGASGITADDEALATIAAYTSGDARNALNALDVAAKLAEGRGENLLTKTLVSEAMQRRVLLYDKKGEQHYDIISALHKSVRNSDPDAALYWLGRMLEAGEDPMYCARRVVRMAVEDIGLAAPEALNLCLSARDAMHFLGAPEGNLALAQAVVYLALAPKSNAVYTAYAAVQADIAATAAEPVPLHLRNAPTKLMKSLDYGKDYQYAHDVEGRVADMQCLPSSLANRRYYHPTNEGRERALAQRMEEIARIKSSKRE
- a CDS encoding VOC family protein encodes the protein MTYPPLIPYLVVSDAAAAIDFYKSAFDAIELTRHTAGPTQQISHAHLLINGGSIMLSDDFSGMMGGKSMVPEALGGSPITLHLVLEDVDAFWERAVAAGALIKMELADQFWGDRYGQLVDPYGHIWSLGQTKAQLSDEQIKIASDAYFEGRV
- a CDS encoding protein-disulfide reductase DsbD family protein, producing the protein MKIRTYLSILLVAMCAIATSAQAQLTTVGDGGPGPVKAQHLTAELVTLGSTIAPGSTLQAGLVLTMEQHWHVYWVNAGDSGEPPHIKWTLPPGLSVGPLQFPAPSRLPLGPLMDFGYEDTAAFPFTFTASPKMKPGQVHVDALTDWLVCAQVCIPGKAHLGLTLMVGPAGAPVAPAGALGEALSLLPKPLPADAQVTVLGGKKLLAITLKSSSITNVNVDDVEFYPYDIDEIANAADQDVTATPDGFQMRIARADEKAKLPKELHGLLKLSDTESYEFTSAVVPGEVAPAPVKHAVASGVTTLGAIGLAFFGGIILNLMPCVFPVLFLKGLALVQSSGEERKELRRHGLVYTLGILVSFWAIVGVLLILRAGGSQAGWGFQLQSPAFIVVLASFIFFFALSLAGMFDIGLSLTSVGGELAQKQGYTGSFFTGVLATVVATPCTAPLMGAAIGFALVQPAWITFAIFTALALGLAMPYLLLSFQPAWTKILPRPGAWMEILKQLTAVPLFGTAIWLAYVYGSLNSGGATDPSEGVYKLSLLLGCFLVLAVAGWVLGKWPAKWGSFAAAVALIAVALAVPLYQPKDTNLVWAPYSQGALDAARKDGKPVFIDFTAAWCLSCQVNEKLVLHAADVQKQLSDRNVVLLRADWTKYDPEITKELASLGRSGVPTYVIYPSAKDAAPDVLPELLEKGLVLDAIKRDAVK
- a CDS encoding CoA-binding protein, yielding MNEPEVIRAMLGAKTIAVVGLSADAEKPSHYVSEYMQRHGYRIVPVNPSVETVLGEKSYKSLSDLPEKPDLVNVFRGAAVIPRIVEEMESLGLCNLWVQLGIINVEAAEKAEASGIRVVMDHCIMVEHRRMS
- a CDS encoding DinB family protein → MAVADGENAELVKQLLALIEGKQAHVDLERAVKDFPEEMRGVVPEKLPYSAWQLIEHLRITQRDILEFCAPPTGGYQPMEWPKAYWPESSEPPYPGSWDQTLAAIESDRRKFEALLQKPGVDLYKPFRWGDGQNLLREAMLIADHNAYHLGELVVLRRLLGIWKS
- a CDS encoding class I SAM-dependent methyltransferase, translating into MATAAVTKPDYGVDAPAVLRNLFLFGSACLFAAGVIHAPIHIGNVILSLHSMFLWTGVALVVEGFLYLLYVKVGKMHHRDSMLAFHAWRGDEQVLDVGCGRGLLLIGAAKRVGSAGRATGIDIWSTVDMGGNAMAATQKNIELEGVADRCTLVSAGAQEMPFGDGSFDVIVSNLCLHNIYDKPTRQRALAEIVRVLKPGGQAILSDYKLTSQYGAYLRGAGFEVAKKRGSMWATFPPLTVVVARKPAA
- the prfB gene encoding peptide chain release factor 2 (programmed frameshift) yields the protein MISDLEYSYSPVRDKVRELREYLDSARLKRELATIEEKTSDPSVWADAARSQPLMRERKRLETLLADDAELERRSDDIEAYFELAKEGEDTEPDLVREIPALVEFAEKLESKTMLSGETDPLNAIVVVHPGAGGTESQDWAEMLMRMYIRWAEREGFKAELNEIQDGDEAGIKSATFTITGEFAFGLLSGETGVHRLVRISPFDSAKRRHTSFASVFVSPEIDDTIVIDIKTEDLRIDTYRSGGKGGQHVNTTDSAVRITHIPTGLVAGCQNERSQHKNKERAMKMLRSRLYEYELDKKKAITKKLEDSKLDIGFGSQIRSYVLQPYRMAKDLRTRVEVGDVDRVLDGYLEPFIRGYLRMRREGNFPAAAADDDDLG